The following are from one region of the Cupriavidus sp. D39 genome:
- the istB gene encoding IS21-like element helper ATPase IstB, whose protein sequence is MTTPENLQARANALRLVGLLAHWPEVATEPWVAPLLQWEEEERARRSLERRIRDARLGNFKSLCDFDWTWPSRCDRATVEELMSLEFLKDKANVVLIGPNGVGKSTLALNLAYQALVHGHTALFTTAGQMLGELAALDSDSALRRRLHRYATPDVLVIDEVGYLSYSNRHADLLFELVSRRYGATSTVVTTNRPFAEWSEVFPNAACVVSLVDRLVHRAEVIAIEGESYRVKEARERAELRAKRRHTARMEKK, encoded by the coding sequence ATGACCACGCCTGAGAATCTGCAAGCCCGGGCGAACGCCTTGCGCCTGGTTGGACTGCTGGCGCACTGGCCGGAGGTTGCGACCGAGCCATGGGTCGCGCCGCTGCTGCAGTGGGAAGAAGAAGAGCGTGCCCGTCGCTCGCTGGAGCGACGCATCCGGGATGCCCGTCTGGGCAACTTCAAGTCACTGTGCGACTTCGATTGGACCTGGCCATCGCGCTGCGACCGGGCCACCGTTGAGGAACTGATGTCGCTCGAGTTCCTCAAGGATAAAGCCAACGTCGTGCTGATCGGCCCGAACGGCGTCGGCAAGTCGACGCTGGCGCTGAATCTGGCCTATCAGGCGCTGGTGCACGGTCATACCGCGTTGTTCACCACCGCCGGCCAGATGCTCGGCGAACTGGCCGCGCTCGACAGCGACTCGGCCCTGCGCCGACGCCTGCACCGCTATGCAACCCCGGACGTGCTGGTCATTGACGAAGTCGGCTACCTGTCCTACTCGAACCGCCACGCCGACCTGCTGTTCGAACTCGTCAGCCGCCGGTATGGGGCCACCAGTACGGTGGTCACGACGAACCGGCCGTTCGCCGAATGGTCGGAGGTGTTCCCCAATGCCGCCTGCGTCGTCTCGCTGGTCGACCGGCTGGTGCATCGCGCCGAAGTCATTGCCATCGAGGGTGAGTCCTATCGGGTCAAGGAAGCGCGGGAACGGGCCGAACTGCGCGCCAAAAGACGCCATACCGCCCGTATGGAGAAAAAGTAA